CACCGGCCAGCGCGTCTATCCGTACGGTTCCTGATCCGCGGATGCAGCCAGCTGCTTGCATCAAGCGCGCCCTCGCCTGAGTCGAGGGCGCGCGTTTTTTTGGTGAGACGACGTTCGCAGGGAGACCCCAATAGATGAGCCTCGCGATCGATCTCCGGCGTCTGCGCTTCCGCTACGGTGGAGGTCCCTGGGTGCTGGACATCCCCGAGCTGACTCTCGAACGCGGCGAGCGCGCGTTCCTGTTCGGCCCCAGCGGCAGCGGCAAGACCACGCTGCTCGGGGTGCTGGCGGGGGTCCTGGAAGCGAACGAGGGCGAGGTCAGGGTGCTGGGCGAGGACCTCGCCTCACTCTCGGGCGCACAGCGGGACGCCTTCCGGGCGGAGCACATCGGCTATGTCTTCCAGATGTTCAACCTCATCCCCTACCTGTCGGTGCTCGACAACATCGCGCTCCCCGCGCGGATGGACCCCGCACGCCGGGCCCGGCTGGACGGCGCTGGAGTCAAGGAGACCGCCGCGCTGCTGGCCGATCATCTCCAGATCGGCGATCTGCTGAAGAAGCCGGTTACGGAGCTATCGGTGGGTCAGCAGCAGCGCGTGGCCGCCTGCCGGGCGCTCATCGGCGCCCCGGAGCTCATCGTCGCCGACGAACCCACCTCCTCCCTGGATTTCGACCGCCGTGAGGCCTTCCTCGAACTGCTCTTCCAGGAGTGCGAGCGCGCCGGCGCCACGCTGGTGTTCGTGAGCCACGACCGCACGCTGGAGGGCATGTTCTCCCGCACGATCTCCCTCCCCGACATCAACAGGGCGGTGCTCTGATGCTGGTTTTCGACCTCGCACTCAAGTCGCTCCGCAACCGCG
The genomic region above belongs to Gammaproteobacteria bacterium and contains:
- a CDS encoding ABC transporter ATP-binding protein — encoded protein: MSLAIDLRRLRFRYGGGPWVLDIPELTLERGERAFLFGPSGSGKTTLLGVLAGVLEANEGEVRVLGEDLASLSGAQRDAFRAEHIGYVFQMFNLIPYLSVLDNIALPARMDPARRARLDGAGVKETAALLADHLQIGDLLKKPVTELSVGQQQRVAACRALIGAPELIVADEPTSSLDFDRREAFLELLFQECERAGATLVFVSHDRTLEGMFSRTISLPDINRAVL